A single genomic interval of Stieleria maiorica harbors:
- a CDS encoding M56 family metallopeptidase, with protein MNTLLHCLVTASLMLTISCGVAAFLLRRIDRMTPRLRQIILFAVLLQGLMLFRMPVELPWLEPDPMSATSLSPVAIPDVAVSVGDSLVGPQFQPESGRSDAVTAGSGLLSTESPTNDAFVSPWTDLVTPTALTVWMLGMVAIAGRGVTRYRKLCRLVDQLDPAPASWQSQWQRVCRLRGRDAPEMLVSGAAGPMLVRRPRGYALVVPAPYWESLTVDQRRGVLLHELAHLCRHDVWRQAIARTAVALHWWNPAAWWCVRHYEESAEWACDESLTRADPAAAQGLAASLVQLVEFIDHPPATPPRIAGGLGVQSMAAPPLTERVTRLLNASSSPPSRDSVMKRLLLGLIAAGLVFLSAVQFRLVAADNDAPGQGGETSDGRSASLQVLSSDSKDQIQTLRRRLNPSDKASSQLAQLLDSESGQVAFAGVIDLLKGKYRETARAEAIPRFVEKHFDVAPDGTLALRGDSRQAAESWVQQSRQLGQVLDSMQRRMKGVAERLDDSTETNQMARRMLTDEHVGYAIMLDEFDGRSDPIELFLGKALEKVLVRRGDKMVVIPTLGADGRRQIERFELATKVFEKLKRELPDFASEFATPDERHERLVAKLDDPAMAAVVALHLTKEHTSSATAAVDDLFVQLEKISRDTAAGLVIENEEAWQNLEELLEMADRAGNRIDAVRDRLIQIEKDLDKSDPLTQRFATQIKSGVIAFQVAVDVPYADFDLGKHVEGMISQVMEPEGENGLRVRDDAADQVNQRAGELLTACRTIRRYLRRVDDMRDSMADRQLAESLEGPGRMLLLTEIRRLAEQSQPDTTELLAKEFFVVDEATGQWTVHPQRAEVVGQLTRRAAELEHELAKDDF; from the coding sequence ATGAACACGCTGCTGCATTGTCTGGTCACGGCATCGCTGATGTTAACGATTTCGTGCGGAGTCGCCGCCTTTCTGCTGCGCCGGATCGACAGGATGACGCCACGATTGCGTCAGATCATTCTGTTTGCTGTGTTGCTGCAAGGGCTGATGTTGTTTCGGATGCCCGTGGAGTTGCCATGGTTAGAACCCGATCCGATGTCAGCAACGTCCCTTTCGCCGGTGGCGATACCCGATGTTGCGGTGTCGGTCGGCGACTCGTTGGTCGGACCGCAATTCCAGCCTGAAAGCGGTCGGTCGGACGCGGTAACGGCGGGATCGGGACTTCTGTCAACCGAATCACCGACCAACGATGCGTTTGTCAGTCCTTGGACGGATCTCGTGACGCCGACAGCATTGACGGTTTGGATGTTGGGGATGGTCGCCATCGCCGGACGTGGTGTCACCCGCTACCGGAAACTGTGTCGTCTGGTCGATCAACTTGATCCGGCACCCGCGTCGTGGCAATCCCAGTGGCAGCGGGTTTGTCGGCTTCGTGGTCGAGATGCGCCCGAGATGTTGGTTTCCGGGGCTGCCGGTCCGATGTTGGTTCGTCGGCCGCGCGGATACGCCTTGGTGGTCCCCGCGCCGTATTGGGAATCATTGACGGTCGATCAACGGCGGGGTGTGCTGCTGCATGAACTGGCCCACCTTTGTCGCCATGACGTTTGGCGTCAAGCGATCGCCCGGACCGCCGTCGCGCTGCACTGGTGGAACCCGGCGGCATGGTGGTGCGTGCGCCATTATGAGGAATCCGCCGAATGGGCCTGCGACGAATCGTTGACCCGCGCCGATCCGGCCGCCGCCCAGGGGTTGGCGGCCAGTCTGGTGCAGCTGGTCGAGTTCATCGACCACCCGCCCGCTACTCCGCCACGCATCGCCGGCGGTCTGGGCGTTCAATCGATGGCTGCACCGCCGCTGACCGAGCGAGTCACCCGCTTGTTGAACGCTTCCTCCTCTCCTCCTTCCAGAGATTCCGTCATGAAACGTCTACTCTTGGGACTGATTGCTGCCGGCTTGGTCTTCCTGTCGGCCGTGCAATTCCGTTTGGTCGCTGCGGACAATGATGCGCCTGGCCAGGGTGGTGAGACCTCCGACGGCCGATCGGCATCGTTGCAGGTGTTGTCCTCGGATTCCAAGGATCAGATCCAGACGTTGCGTCGGCGTTTGAATCCGAGCGACAAAGCCTCGTCGCAGCTCGCTCAATTGCTCGACAGCGAATCCGGTCAAGTCGCCTTTGCCGGTGTGATCGATTTGTTGAAAGGCAAGTACCGAGAAACCGCGCGTGCCGAGGCGATCCCGCGGTTTGTCGAAAAACATTTCGACGTCGCCCCCGACGGAACGTTGGCCCTGCGCGGCGACAGTCGGCAGGCGGCTGAATCTTGGGTGCAACAATCCCGACAACTCGGTCAGGTACTCGATTCGATGCAGCGGCGGATGAAGGGCGTCGCCGAGCGGCTGGATGATTCCACCGAAACGAACCAGATGGCGCGCCGCATGCTGACCGACGAACATGTCGGCTATGCGATCATGTTGGACGAATTCGATGGCCGCAGTGATCCGATCGAGTTGTTCCTCGGCAAGGCACTGGAAAAAGTGCTCGTTCGCCGTGGTGACAAGATGGTGGTCATCCCGACGCTCGGTGCCGACGGGCGGCGGCAGATTGAGCGTTTCGAATTGGCGACCAAGGTGTTTGAAAAACTAAAACGTGAACTGCCCGATTTTGCCAGCGAGTTTGCGACGCCGGACGAACGTCACGAACGTCTGGTCGCCAAGTTAGATGATCCCGCGATGGCCGCCGTCGTTGCCTTGCACCTGACAAAGGAGCACACATCGTCGGCGACCGCTGCCGTGGACGACCTGTTCGTCCAACTGGAAAAGATTTCGCGGGACACGGCCGCCGGCCTCGTCATCGAGAATGAAGAAGCCTGGCAAAACCTGGAGGAGTTACTTGAGATGGCCGACCGGGCGGGCAATCGAATCGACGCGGTGCGTGATCGGCTAATCCAGATCGAGAAGGATCTGGACAAGAGCGATCCGCTGACACAACGTTTTGCCACTCAGATCAAATCCGGCGTGATCGCTTTCCAAGTCGCCGTCGATGTGCCGTACGCCGACTTTGATCTGGGCAAGCACGTCGAAGGGATGATTTCTCAGGTCATGGAGCCGGAAGGTGAAAACGGCTTGCGGGTCCGTGACGATGCGGCGGATCAGGTCAACCAACGGGCAGGCGAGCTGCTCACAGCGTGTCGCACCATCCGGCGCTACTTGCGCCGAGTCGATGACATGCGCGATTCGATGGCTGATCGTCAGTTGGCCGAGTCGCTCGAGGGACCGGGCCGGATGCTGCTGTTGACCGAGATTCGCCGACTGGCCGAGCAATCACAGCCCGACACGACGGAGCTGTTGGCGAAAGAGTTTTTCGTTGTCGATGAAGCGACCGGTCAATGGACCGTGCATCCCCAGCGGGCCGAAGTCGTTGGTCAGTTGACTCGCCGGGCGGCGGAGTTGGAGCATGAACTCGCGAAGGACGACTTTTAG
- a CDS encoding DUF1549 domain-containing protein — MKAHRLAHVTLLTIVLVIGGVASTADATDAPIDQILAAAHRDAGITPTERCDNPTYLRRISLDLLGRVPTSDELDRFEAANDRDGTLDQMLRSEEFSRYWSQIWTTILVGRGESRQVDREALRRWLQTQLEQQTPLDQIAFDLISAEGVTTLDGGVNFLVANREDPVTPVSRIFLGVQLDCARCHDHPFDRWTQADYTAMRRFFQSISLREVSGGVQVLDSGARIDSGPQNDSTDTTPRFLTGSRPRTAAWRRELALMTVRSKPFARAMGNRVWQLLIGRGIVDPVDGLSQAHPPSVPALHQALADQLRGNGFDLRGLIRTIVTSDAYARTAPRADARNRAESIEWFAARAPRPLLPEQLIASYATVMKQDPPSPVLLNSLAVDFIGQSAAEVGATDPLALQRTSQGLLQELAAETSPPSGDLDSIFRSTLSRPPDDWERQRLAGVPGSDWLYVLLHGNEFVFSH, encoded by the coding sequence ATGAAAGCTCATCGACTTGCCCACGTCACACTGCTGACCATCGTTTTGGTGATCGGTGGCGTTGCGTCGACGGCAGATGCCACCGACGCGCCGATCGATCAGATCCTGGCCGCCGCTCACCGCGATGCCGGGATCACACCGACCGAACGTTGCGACAACCCGACTTACCTTCGGCGCATCAGTCTGGATCTGCTCGGGCGCGTTCCTACCAGCGACGAACTGGATCGGTTCGAAGCCGCCAACGACCGCGACGGAACGCTTGATCAAATGCTGCGTTCTGAGGAGTTTTCACGGTATTGGTCACAGATTTGGACCACGATTCTGGTCGGGCGCGGCGAGTCGCGACAAGTCGATCGCGAGGCATTGCGACGTTGGTTGCAAACGCAATTGGAACAGCAGACCCCATTGGACCAGATCGCGTTTGACCTGATCTCGGCCGAAGGGGTGACGACACTCGATGGAGGCGTCAACTTTTTGGTGGCCAACCGTGAAGACCCCGTGACGCCTGTGTCGCGAATTTTTTTGGGGGTCCAACTCGATTGTGCGCGTTGCCACGACCATCCCTTCGACCGCTGGACCCAAGCGGACTACACCGCGATGCGTCGGTTCTTTCAATCGATCTCACTGCGAGAAGTCTCCGGGGGCGTTCAGGTCCTTGATTCCGGGGCCCGGATTGATTCGGGACCCCAGAACGATTCGACGGACACGACGCCTCGGTTTTTGACCGGTTCGCGGCCTCGCACGGCGGCGTGGCGACGCGAACTGGCGTTGATGACCGTGCGGTCCAAACCGTTCGCCCGAGCGATGGGCAATCGGGTTTGGCAGTTATTGATCGGCCGTGGCATCGTCGACCCGGTTGATGGTCTCAGCCAAGCCCACCCGCCGAGCGTTCCGGCGCTCCATCAAGCGTTGGCGGACCAGTTGCGGGGCAACGGGTTTGATCTTCGCGGATTGATTCGAACCATCGTGACCAGTGACGCCTATGCCCGCACGGCACCGCGAGCCGATGCGAGGAATCGGGCCGAGTCGATCGAATGGTTTGCTGCGCGAGCGCCGCGCCCTCTGCTGCCCGAACAATTGATCGCTTCGTACGCGACGGTGATGAAACAGGATCCGCCGTCGCCGGTGCTTTTGAACTCACTGGCGGTGGACTTCATCGGGCAATCGGCGGCAGAGGTGGGGGCGACCGATCCGCTGGCGTTGCAACGTACCAGTCAGGGGTTGTTACAGGAACTCGCCGCCGAGACATCGCCACCGAGCGGAGACCTGGATTCCATCTTTCGCTCGACCTTGTCGCGGCCGCCGGATGATTGGGAACGCCAACGTCTGGCGGGCGTGCCAGGAAGCGATTGGCTGTATGTGTTGTTGCACGGAAACGAGTTTGTTTTTAGCCACTAG
- a CDS encoding DUF1501 domain-containing protein gives MSVLNPVNRRQWIRCGSAAGLSTWLGRLVAEAAESNHPTAPFRRCITLWMQGGPSQMETFDPKPGTETGGPLQAVATSVPGMRLCETLSDLASYADDLCLIRSVGSNQGEHDRASHLLHTGYERIDSFPRPALGSYVASTRPASDVPGFVTLGDLVYGPAFLGTEHGPFVVNDLGRTIQTIRSVQRRRDQLDLLTEWNRHSGSGRGTAQLRQRSEQIDSVRRLLKSSFSDALDVSAENASTRARYGDSDFGRNVLAARRMLESGVRYVEVQLPGWDTHVGNVPAVKRLCQQLQPAWIALIDDLKANGLWDDTLILWMGEFGRTPVINGQNGRDHYPRTIPVTLAGRDIGGRVIGSTGKDGQQHDEAPRSVADLMYTLMRLLGVDADQAYTTGFGSPTKATDGGEMIL, from the coding sequence ATGTCTGTTCTTAATCCTGTGAATCGTCGCCAGTGGATACGCTGCGGGTCGGCGGCCGGGCTTTCCACGTGGCTGGGGCGTCTGGTTGCGGAGGCAGCGGAGTCGAACCATCCGACTGCACCGTTCCGTCGTTGCATCACGTTGTGGATGCAAGGCGGACCGAGCCAGATGGAGACCTTTGATCCGAAACCGGGGACCGAAACGGGCGGTCCGTTGCAAGCCGTCGCGACCAGCGTACCGGGAATGCGGCTTTGTGAGACGTTGTCCGATTTGGCCAGCTATGCCGACGACTTGTGCCTGATTCGATCGGTCGGTTCGAATCAAGGGGAACATGATCGCGCGTCACACCTACTGCACACCGGGTACGAAAGAATTGATTCCTTTCCGCGACCTGCGCTCGGATCCTACGTTGCGTCCACCCGTCCGGCGAGCGACGTGCCGGGGTTTGTGACGCTGGGCGACTTGGTCTACGGGCCGGCTTTTTTGGGCACCGAGCATGGACCGTTTGTCGTCAATGACTTGGGAAGAACGATCCAGACGATCCGCAGCGTCCAGCGGCGCCGCGATCAGTTGGATTTGTTGACCGAGTGGAATCGGCATTCCGGCTCGGGTCGTGGCACGGCACAACTTCGGCAGCGATCCGAGCAGATCGATTCGGTGCGACGTCTGTTGAAGTCCTCGTTTTCCGACGCGTTGGATGTCTCTGCGGAAAACGCTTCTACCAGGGCCCGATACGGCGACAGTGATTTCGGGCGAAACGTTCTGGCCGCCCGTCGGATGCTGGAATCCGGTGTGCGGTACGTCGAAGTGCAACTGCCAGGTTGGGACACTCACGTGGGGAATGTCCCTGCCGTCAAACGGTTGTGTCAGCAACTGCAACCGGCTTGGATCGCGTTGATCGACGATCTCAAGGCCAACGGGCTGTGGGACGATACGTTGATCTTGTGGATGGGCGAATTCGGACGCACGCCCGTGATCAACGGCCAGAACGGACGTGATCACTATCCCCGAACGATCCCGGTGACGTTGGCCGGGCGTGACATCGGAGGCCGTGTGATCGGGTCGACGGGAAAGGATGGGCAACAGCATGACGAAGCCCCCCGCAGCGTGGCGGACTTGATGTACACGCTGATGCGCTTGTTGGGTGTCGATGCCGATCAAGCCTACACGACGGGTTTTGGTAGCCCGACCAAGGCGACCGACGGTGGGGAGATGATTTTGTAG
- a CDS encoding sugar phosphate isomerase/epimerase family protein: MEKTSQNRCVPLGQNRTVSRRDAIAAGLASTGMALAASTNAQDADRPPAAPTKDARKSSPKRYRAKKSINQWAFPYPDRMSLRECMQLAKDAGFDGIELNYDLDNDLSPKASQKDLVGIRNLADEIGIEISGLCSFLFWPYPLSSLDAAKRNRGIELAGLMAEAAATMKVENLLVVPGAVHIPWRDDHTPVPNDKCEALAREAVGSLVSGAEKKGVSLNMENIFFNGFLMTPMEMNDFVDGFGSDAVQVHYDTGNISMFQHAEHWVPILGKRTKNIHFKEFTKKGTDYSLETFRPLLDGTTNWPAVMEELEKIDYEGYVTFEYFHPYPHYPEALIYQTSDSLDRILGRI; the protein is encoded by the coding sequence ATGGAAAAGACAAGCCAAAATCGTTGCGTCCCCCTGGGACAGAACCGAACGGTCAGCCGCCGCGATGCGATCGCCGCTGGACTGGCGTCCACGGGAATGGCACTGGCAGCATCAACAAATGCACAGGATGCCGACCGTCCGCCGGCCGCGCCGACCAAGGACGCTCGCAAGTCCTCTCCCAAACGCTATCGTGCCAAAAAGTCGATCAACCAATGGGCATTTCCCTATCCCGATCGGATGTCGCTGCGGGAGTGCATGCAGCTTGCCAAAGACGCGGGATTCGACGGGATTGAGCTGAATTATGATCTGGACAACGACCTTTCCCCCAAAGCTTCGCAAAAAGACCTGGTCGGCATCCGCAATCTCGCCGATGAAATCGGGATCGAAATCAGCGGCCTGTGCTCGTTCCTGTTCTGGCCCTACCCGCTGTCCAGTTTGGACGCGGCCAAACGCAACCGCGGAATCGAACTGGCCGGGTTGATGGCCGAGGCCGCGGCCACGATGAAGGTGGAGAACTTGCTGGTCGTCCCCGGCGCAGTGCACATCCCCTGGCGGGACGATCACACGCCGGTGCCCAACGACAAATGTGAAGCCTTGGCGCGGGAAGCCGTCGGCTCGCTGGTCAGCGGCGCGGAAAAGAAGGGCGTTTCGTTGAACATGGAAAACATCTTCTTCAATGGTTTTCTAATGACGCCGATGGAGATGAACGATTTCGTCGATGGGTTCGGCAGCGACGCCGTCCAAGTCCACTACGACACCGGCAACATCTCCATGTTCCAGCACGCCGAACACTGGGTGCCGATCCTGGGCAAGCGGACCAAGAACATCCACTTCAAAGAGTTCACGAAGAAGGGAACCGATTATTCGCTCGAAACCTTCCGACCATTGCTGGACGGGACGACAAACTGGCCCGCCGTGATGGAGGAACTGGAAAAGATCGACTACGAGGGCTACGTGACGTTCGAGTACTTTCACCCGTACCCGCATTACCCCGAAGCGTTGATCTATCAAACGTCCGATTCGCTGGATCGGATCCTGGGCAGGATCTGA
- the groL gene encoding chaperonin GroEL (60 kDa chaperone family; promotes refolding of misfolded polypeptides especially under stressful conditions; forms two stacked rings of heptamers to form a barrel-shaped 14mer; ends can be capped by GroES; misfolded proteins enter the barrel where they are refolded when GroES binds) — MAKQLLFEDHARARMLAGIDKLANAVAVTMGPTGRNVIIDKSFGGPTVTKDGVTVAKEIELEDRFENMGAKLVIEVAQKTSDLAGDGTTTATVLARAIFKEGLRNIVAGSNPAAIRRGIDRAVQAACDQLHEIGRPVQDKAEVANVGAISANNDNEIGSLLADALERVGKDGVITVEEGKSRTTEVNYVDGMQFDKGYISPYFITDPGTMEANLENALVLLYEKKISNIRDLVPLLEKTAQAGQPLLIISEDVDAEALTLLVVNKLRGTLNVCAVKAPGFGDRRKAMLGDIATLTGGTLISEDLGIQLENVTLDQLGRAKNVTVDKGSTTIIEGGGKRSDIDQRVAQIRAQIEQTDSDYDKEKYQERLAKLAGGVAVVSVGAETEAEMKQTKARLEDALHATRAAVEEGILPGGGTALVRCTEAVQAAKSKAKGDEKIGVEIVLNALSAPMKQIADNGGIDGSVVVDEVSQKPTNTGYNANTGEYVDMYKAGVIDPVKVVRTALTNAGSIAGLLLTTEALVTNFEKEDKDKLPVEGVIA, encoded by the coding sequence GTGGCAAAACAACTCTTATTCGAAGACCACGCACGCGCACGCATGCTGGCCGGCATTGACAAACTCGCCAATGCCGTCGCGGTGACGATGGGCCCCACCGGTCGCAACGTCATCATTGACAAATCGTTCGGCGGCCCGACCGTGACCAAAGACGGTGTCACGGTTGCCAAAGAAATCGAACTCGAAGACCGCTTCGAAAACATGGGCGCGAAGCTGGTCATCGAAGTCGCTCAAAAAACGAGTGACTTGGCCGGTGACGGCACGACCACCGCAACCGTGCTCGCTCGGGCGATCTTCAAAGAAGGTCTCCGCAACATCGTCGCCGGCAGCAACCCCGCCGCGATCCGCCGCGGGATCGATCGTGCCGTCCAAGCCGCTTGCGACCAGCTGCACGAAATCGGACGTCCGGTTCAGGACAAGGCCGAAGTCGCCAACGTCGGCGCGATCAGTGCCAACAACGACAACGAGATCGGCAGTCTGTTGGCCGACGCTCTCGAACGCGTCGGGAAAGACGGCGTGATCACGGTCGAGGAAGGCAAGTCGCGAACGACCGAAGTCAACTACGTCGACGGGATGCAGTTCGACAAGGGATACATTTCCCCGTACTTCATCACCGATCCCGGCACGATGGAAGCCAACCTGGAAAACGCGTTGGTGCTGCTGTACGAAAAGAAGATCAGCAACATCCGCGACCTGGTTCCGCTGTTGGAAAAAACCGCTCAAGCCGGTCAACCGCTGCTGATCATTTCCGAAGACGTCGACGCCGAAGCATTGACGTTGTTGGTGGTCAACAAGCTGCGTGGCACGTTGAACGTGTGTGCCGTCAAGGCACCCGGATTCGGCGATCGTCGCAAGGCGATGTTGGGTGACATCGCGACGCTGACCGGCGGCACGCTGATCAGCGAAGACTTGGGCATTCAGCTGGAAAACGTCACGCTGGATCAGCTCGGTCGCGCCAAGAACGTCACTGTCGACAAGGGCAGCACCACGATCATCGAAGGCGGCGGAAAACGCAGCGACATCGATCAGCGTGTGGCTCAGATTCGCGCTCAAATCGAGCAGACCGACAGCGACTACGACAAGGAAAAGTACCAAGAGCGTTTGGCCAAGTTGGCCGGTGGTGTGGCCGTCGTCAGCGTCGGTGCGGAAACCGAAGCCGAGATGAAGCAAACCAAGGCTCGTTTGGAAGACGCCTTGCACGCGACCCGTGCGGCCGTCGAAGAAGGCATCCTGCCCGGTGGTGGAACCGCACTGGTTCGCTGCACCGAAGCGGTTCAGGCGGCCAAGTCGAAAGCCAAGGGCGATGAAAAGATCGGTGTCGAAATCGTGCTCAACGCACTCAGCGCCCCGATGAAGCAAATCGCCGACAACGGCGGCATCGACGGCAGCGTCGTGGTCGACGAGGTCAGCCAAAAGCCGACCAACACCGGTTACAACGCCAATACCGGTGAGTACGTCGACATGTACAAGGCCGGCGTCATCGATCCGGTCAAAGTCGTGCGAACCGCGTTGACGAACGCCGGCAGCATCGCAGGATTGCTGTTGACGACCGAAGCGTTGGTCACCAACTTCGAAAAGGAAGACAAAGACAAGCTTCCCGTCGAAGGCGTGATCGCCTAG
- the groES gene encoding co-chaperone GroES — protein MAKPKLRPLDDRVVVQPVEAETTTAGGIVLPDSAKEKPQRGTIVAVGPGKLLESGSRGALSVDVGDTVIYGKYGGSDIEVDGQEMKILRESDILAKVL, from the coding sequence ATGGCAAAACCGAAATTGCGTCCGCTCGATGACCGAGTCGTTGTTCAACCCGTCGAAGCCGAAACGACCACCGCCGGCGGGATCGTCCTGCCCGATTCGGCGAAAGAAAAACCGCAACGCGGCACGATCGTCGCCGTCGGCCCCGGCAAGCTGCTCGAAAGCGGCAGCCGAGGCGCGCTCAGCGTCGACGTCGGCGACACGGTGATCTATGGAAAGTACGGCGGAAGCGACATCGAAGTCGATGGGCAAGAGATGAAGATCCTTCGCGAGAGCGACATCCTGGCAAAGGTCCTGTAG
- the groL gene encoding chaperonin GroEL (60 kDa chaperone family; promotes refolding of misfolded polypeptides especially under stressful conditions; forms two stacked rings of heptamers to form a barrel-shaped 14mer; ends can be capped by GroES; misfolded proteins enter the barrel where they are refolded when GroES binds) — protein MAKQIVFDDDARGPLLAGVSKLARAVKSTLGPRGRNAVLDKGWGSPKVTKDGVTVAEDIELDDPFENLGAQLVKEAASKTNDVAGDGTTTATVLAEAIFREGLKMVATGADPMALSRGISKGVEAAAAQIQKLAKPVDEKSKSEIKQVATIAGNNDPTIGDVLANAFTKVGKNGVITVEEGRSNETYVDVVEGMQFDRGFLSPHFVTNQDEVSVELEDCYVLLFEEKISNNKKMIPLLEAISKEKKPLLVIAEDVEGEALATLVVNKMRGIISAAAVKAPGYGDRRKAILGDIAALTGGKAIFKDLGIDLESVKLSDLGRAKKIRITSDATTMVGGAGKKADIDGRVEQIRREIEQTDSDYDREKLQERLAKLAGGVAQINVGAATETEMKERKALIDDARAATQAALEEGIVPGGGTTLLRCRAAVEKLEKSIEGDESLGVRIVRNVLDQPLRAIANNAGLDGAVVVNRVLQLKGKTEGYDANAEKYCDLLAAGIVDPAKVVRTSLANAASVAALLLTTESLVTEIPVEEEEGGGDHHHDHGMGGGMPGMGGMPGMGGMGGMPGMM, from the coding sequence GTGGCAAAGCAAATCGTTTTCGACGACGACGCCCGCGGGCCACTGTTGGCCGGCGTCAGTAAATTGGCGCGAGCCGTCAAAAGCACGCTCGGTCCACGCGGCCGAAACGCGGTGCTCGACAAAGGCTGGGGGTCGCCCAAAGTGACCAAAGACGGTGTGACCGTCGCCGAAGATATCGAGTTGGATGACCCCTTCGAGAACTTGGGTGCACAGCTTGTCAAAGAGGCCGCCAGCAAGACCAACGATGTCGCCGGTGACGGCACAACGACGGCGACCGTGTTGGCCGAAGCGATCTTCCGCGAAGGGTTGAAGATGGTCGCCACCGGCGCCGATCCGATGGCGCTGTCGCGCGGGATCAGCAAGGGTGTGGAAGCCGCCGCGGCCCAAATCCAAAAACTGGCCAAGCCGGTCGACGAGAAGAGCAAGAGTGAGATCAAGCAAGTCGCGACGATCGCCGGGAACAACGACCCGACGATCGGTGACGTGCTGGCCAACGCCTTCACCAAGGTCGGCAAGAACGGTGTGATCACCGTCGAAGAAGGCCGCAGCAATGAGACCTACGTCGACGTCGTCGAGGGGATGCAATTCGACCGCGGGTTCCTGTCTCCGCACTTCGTCACCAACCAAGACGAAGTCTCGGTCGAGTTGGAAGATTGCTACGTGTTGTTGTTCGAAGAAAAGATCAGCAACAACAAAAAGATGATTCCGCTGTTGGAAGCGATCAGCAAGGAAAAGAAACCGTTGCTGGTGATCGCCGAAGACGTCGAAGGCGAAGCGTTGGCGACGTTGGTCGTCAACAAGATGCGCGGCATCATCTCGGCAGCTGCCGTCAAGGCACCCGGCTACGGCGATCGCCGCAAAGCGATCCTGGGCGACATCGCAGCCTTGACCGGCGGCAAGGCCATCTTCAAGGATCTGGGCATCGACCTGGAAAGCGTCAAGTTGTCGGACCTGGGACGGGCCAAAAAGATCCGCATCACCAGCGACGCGACCACCATGGTCGGCGGTGCCGGCAAGAAGGCGGACATCGACGGCCGCGTCGAGCAGATTCGCCGTGAGATCGAACAAACCGACAGCGACTACGATCGCGAGAAGCTGCAAGAGCGTCTGGCCAAGCTGGCCGGCGGTGTTGCCCAAATCAACGTCGGTGCCGCGACCGAAACGGAAATGAAAGAGCGTAAGGCGTTGATCGACGATGCCCGCGCGGCCACCCAAGCCGCGTTGGAAGAAGGCATCGTCCCCGGCGGCGGAACGACGTTGCTGCGTTGCCGTGCTGCGGTTGAAAAGCTCGAAAAGTCGATCGAAGGCGACGAGTCGCTGGGCGTTCGCATCGTTCGGAACGTGTTGGACCAACCGCTGCGAGCGATCGCCAACAACGCCGGGCTGGACGGTGCCGTCGTCGTCAACCGTGTGTTGCAGCTCAAGGGCAAGACCGAAGGCTATGACGCCAACGCGGAAAAGTACTGCGACCTGCTGGCCGCCGGGATCGTCGATCCGGCCAAAGTCGTGCGGACTTCATTGGCCAACGCTGCCAGCGTCGCGGCGCTGTTGCTGACGACCGAATCACTGGTCACCGAGATCCCCGTCGAAGAAGAGGAAGGGGGCGGCGACCATCACCACGACCACGGCATGGGCGGCGGAATGCCGGGCATGGGTGGCATGCCGGGTATGGGTGGAATGGGCGGCATGCCGGGCATGATGTAG